In the genome of Rhizobium etli 8C-3, one region contains:
- the soxR gene encoding redox-sensitive transcriptional activator SoxR, which translates to METSSSINFGRLLTVGEVAERSGLAVSALHFYEAKGLISSMRSRGNQRRYGRDVLRRLGIIKVAQRVGIPLAEIQAAFDTLPQGRTPTAGDWQKLSQMWKDDLDTRIMRLILLRDRLTGCIGCGCLSIESCPLRNPCDKLGKEGTGARLLEEA; encoded by the coding sequence ATGGAAACAAGTTCATCGATCAATTTCGGCAGGCTCCTGACTGTAGGCGAAGTTGCAGAGCGCAGCGGGCTGGCCGTCTCGGCGTTGCATTTCTACGAGGCCAAAGGCCTGATTTCGAGCATGCGGTCACGCGGCAATCAGCGACGTTACGGGCGTGATGTCCTGCGCCGTCTCGGCATCATCAAGGTGGCGCAGAGGGTCGGAATACCGCTGGCCGAAATTCAGGCGGCCTTCGATACTCTGCCGCAGGGGCGCACCCCAACTGCGGGTGACTGGCAAAAGCTCTCGCAAATGTGGAAGGACGATCTGGATACGCGGATCATGCGGCTGATCTTGCTTCGCGATCGTTTGACCGGTTGCATCGGCTGCGGTTGCCTGTCGATCGAAAGCTGCCCGTTGCGAAATCCCTGCGACAAGCTTGGGAAAGAGGGAACCGGTGCGCGCCTGCTAGAGGAGGCTTAG
- a CDS encoding NADPH-dependent FMN reductase: MQAAIKIGVIYGSIREGRICDRVVKWLIRQLTLYPQIDLEIIDPLDFGLPARHDSDHPEMVRLASRLNAADAFIVVTPEYNHSFTAALKFVLDAFNEPWHGKPVAFVSYGGISGGLRAVEQLRLVFAELHAVTIRDTVSIVAPWNRFDEDGSLEGPEDALKLLARMMARLQWWAHALSAARAERPYRNIAA; encoded by the coding sequence ATGCAAGCTGCCATCAAAATCGGCGTCATCTACGGAAGCATACGTGAGGGCCGGATATGCGACCGGGTGGTGAAATGGCTGATCCGGCAGCTCACGCTTTACCCGCAGATTGACCTTGAAATCATCGATCCGCTCGATTTCGGTCTGCCTGCCCGGCACGATAGCGATCATCCCGAAATGGTGCGTCTCGCCTCGCGCCTGAATGCGGCCGATGCCTTCATCGTCGTCACACCCGAATACAATCACAGCTTCACTGCGGCACTCAAATTCGTGCTCGACGCGTTCAACGAACCCTGGCACGGCAAACCTGTAGCCTTCGTATCCTATGGAGGAATCTCTGGCGGTCTGCGTGCTGTCGAACAGCTGCGGCTCGTCTTCGCCGAACTCCATGCCGTCACCATACGCGACACCGTGAGTATTGTGGCACCTTGGAACCGCTTCGATGAAGACGGCAGCCTCGAGGGGCCGGAAGACGCGCTCAAGCTTCTCGCCCGCATGATGGCAAGGCTTCAATGGTGGGCGCATGCATTGTCCGCCGCACGTGCCGAGCGACCTTATCGAAACATCGCCGCCTAA
- a CDS encoding acyltransferase family protein encodes MEKDRRLAGADAMRAAACLLVLIHHLVLRIDINQVDAAAQSALVIARFGNFGVAVFFVLSGYLLARPFWQALDERRPLPDLKTYAIHRAARILPGYWVALTAGFVLSITLLADPPTAELRMRYAAGFLLMSQWHWRTLFPVEGNGPLWSIPFEATCYVLLPAFMLALHHFSRRLPRLPKRLLWLCALATALALHWLIVNALQPEHVQRGWEFGMAGGAKEWMPRYNPIGFFAIFALGILASGVETILPTRRVALFDVLACLALAGSAAALVSSVGGPWEAYGWLGIPYGFPLFPIAIAVALVSLARSLWLGSCLDRRAVRFTAKISFGIYIWQDPVISVVEALFPSAFGPIADNLVCGWLLWSLLAAALVFVAGSLSYIFVERPVLLRAHAVPR; translated from the coding sequence ATGGAGAAAGATCGGAGGCTGGCAGGTGCCGATGCCATGCGTGCGGCCGCGTGCCTGCTCGTTCTCATTCATCATCTTGTCCTGCGGATCGACATCAATCAGGTGGACGCCGCCGCGCAATCGGCCTTGGTCATTGCCCGCTTTGGCAATTTCGGCGTAGCGGTCTTCTTTGTTCTCAGCGGCTATCTGCTTGCGCGGCCCTTCTGGCAGGCCCTGGATGAGCGCCGCCCATTGCCGGATTTGAAAACTTACGCCATACATCGCGCGGCACGCATCTTGCCCGGCTACTGGGTGGCGCTGACCGCAGGCTTCGTTTTGAGCATCACGCTGCTCGCAGATCCACCAACGGCCGAGCTCAGGATGCGCTATGCGGCAGGTTTCCTCCTGATGAGCCAGTGGCATTGGCGGACTTTGTTTCCGGTCGAAGGGAACGGACCGCTTTGGTCGATTCCATTCGAAGCAACCTGTTATGTGCTGCTGCCGGCGTTCATGCTTGCTCTTCATCATTTCAGCCGCCGGCTACCGCGCTTGCCTAAGCGTCTCCTTTGGCTTTGCGCCCTGGCGACTGCCCTTGCCTTGCACTGGTTGATCGTCAACGCCTTGCAGCCGGAGCACGTGCAGCGCGGCTGGGAGTTCGGCATGGCGGGCGGTGCGAAGGAATGGATGCCGCGTTACAATCCGATCGGCTTTTTTGCGATTTTCGCGCTCGGTATCCTTGCTTCGGGCGTTGAGACAATCCTTCCGACGCGGAGGGTCGCGCTTTTCGATGTCCTCGCCTGTCTCGCCCTGGCCGGCAGCGCCGCTGCCCTCGTCTCATCGGTGGGCGGACCTTGGGAGGCCTATGGCTGGCTTGGAATTCCTTACGGCTTTCCGCTCTTTCCGATCGCCATTGCAGTGGCGCTGGTCTCTCTGGCGCGCTCACTGTGGCTTGGGAGCTGCCTCGATCGTCGAGCGGTACGCTTCACCGCGAAAATCTCGTTCGGCATCTATATCTGGCAGGATCCGGTCATTTCCGTTGTGGAGGCGCTTTTTCCTTCCGCCTTCGGCCCGATCGCCGACAATCTTGTCTGCGGCTGGCTGCTCTGGTCACTCCTGGCAGCAGCCCTTGTGTTCGTCGCTGGAAGCCTCAGCTATATTTTCGTCGAACGGCCGGTCTTACTGAGAGCCCATGCCGTTCCACGTTGA
- a CDS encoding F0F1 ATP synthase subunit epsilon — protein MADNFYFELVSPERLLLSEMVTEVVIPATEGEMTVMAHHAPAMTTIKPGIVSVRSSGGSKQDYVVFGGFADILPTGCTLLAESAVAVEDLNKDELTRRIEAAKKELEDALHHEHKSRLEHFILELTHLRGIVEPD, from the coding sequence ATGGCTGACAATTTCTATTTTGAACTCGTATCTCCGGAGCGCCTGCTCCTGTCGGAGATGGTGACGGAAGTTGTCATTCCGGCAACCGAGGGCGAGATGACCGTCATGGCGCACCACGCCCCGGCGATGACCACCATCAAGCCGGGCATCGTCAGCGTCCGCTCCAGCGGCGGCTCAAAGCAGGACTACGTTGTTTTCGGCGGCTTCGCCGACATCCTGCCGACCGGTTGCACGCTGCTTGCAGAATCCGCTGTCGCGGTCGAGGACCTCAACAAGGACGAGTTGACCCGTCGTATCGAGGCTGCGAAGAAGGAGCTCGAGGATGCGCTCCATCACGAACACAAGTCGAGGCTGGAGCATTTCATCCTGGAACTGACGCATCTGCGCGGAATCGTCGAGCCGGATTGA
- the atpD gene encoding F0F1 ATP synthase subunit beta yields MARAATPRAAAKTAAKKTATGSVGRVTQVIGAVVDVAFEGELPAILNALETTNMGNRLVLEVAQHLGENEVRTIAMDSSEGLVRGQEVVDTGAPISVPVGPETLGRIMNVIGEPVDEAGPLVTASKRAIHQDAPSYVDQSTEAQILVTGIKVVDLLAPYAKGGKIGLFGGAGVGKTVLIMELINNVAKAHGGYSVFAGVGERTREGNDLYHEMIESGVNKHGGGEGSKAALVYGQMNEPPGARARVALTGLTVAENFRDQGQDVLFFVDNIFRFTQAGSEVSALLGRIPSAVGYQPTLATDMGQMQERITTTTTGSITSVQAIYVPADDLTDPAPATSFAHLDATTVLSRSIAEKGIYPAVDPLDSTSRMLDPMVVGEEHYEVARKVQSTLQRYKALQDIIAILGMDELSEEDKIAVARARKIERFLSQPFFVAEVFTGSPGKLVPLEDTIKGFKGLVNGEYDHLPEAAFYMVGSMDEAVEKAKKLSAAA; encoded by the coding sequence ATGGCTAGGGCAGCTACCCCGAGGGCGGCAGCGAAGACCGCTGCTAAAAAGACCGCCACAGGCTCTGTCGGCAGGGTCACACAGGTTATCGGTGCCGTCGTCGACGTTGCTTTCGAAGGCGAACTGCCGGCGATTTTGAACGCGCTCGAAACCACCAACATGGGCAACCGCCTGGTTCTGGAAGTCGCGCAGCATCTCGGCGAGAACGAAGTCCGCACGATCGCCATGGACTCCTCCGAAGGCCTGGTCCGCGGCCAGGAAGTGGTCGACACCGGCGCTCCGATTTCTGTTCCGGTCGGACCGGAAACGCTGGGCCGCATCATGAACGTCATCGGCGAGCCGGTTGATGAAGCCGGTCCGCTCGTTACCGCTTCCAAGCGTGCGATCCACCAGGACGCACCGTCTTATGTCGACCAGTCGACGGAAGCACAGATCCTGGTCACGGGCATCAAGGTCGTCGACCTTCTGGCTCCTTACGCCAAGGGCGGCAAGATCGGCCTCTTTGGCGGTGCAGGCGTCGGCAAGACGGTTCTCATCATGGAACTGATCAACAACGTTGCTAAGGCGCACGGTGGTTACTCGGTGTTTGCAGGCGTCGGTGAGCGCACCCGCGAAGGCAACGACCTCTATCACGAAATGATCGAATCGGGGGTCAACAAGCATGGCGGCGGTGAAGGCTCGAAAGCAGCCCTCGTTTACGGCCAGATGAACGAACCGCCGGGCGCTCGCGCTCGCGTCGCTCTGACGGGTCTGACGGTTGCCGAAAACTTCCGCGACCAGGGCCAGGACGTTCTGTTCTTCGTCGACAATATCTTCCGCTTCACGCAGGCAGGTTCGGAAGTGTCGGCTCTGCTTGGCCGTATTCCTTCGGCCGTCGGTTATCAACCGACGCTCGCAACCGACATGGGCCAGATGCAGGAGCGCATCACGACGACGACGACCGGCTCGATCACCTCGGTTCAGGCTATCTACGTTCCGGCCGACGACTTGACCGACCCTGCTCCGGCAACTTCGTTCGCGCATCTTGACGCGACGACCGTTCTATCGCGCTCGATTGCCGAAAAGGGTATCTATCCGGCCGTCGACCCGCTCGACTCCACCTCGCGCATGCTCGACCCTATGGTCGTCGGCGAAGAGCACTATGAAGTTGCCCGTAAGGTTCAGTCGACGCTGCAGCGCTACAAGGCCCTGCAGGACATCATCGCGATCCTTGGCATGGACGAACTGTCCGAAGAGGACAAGATCGCCGTCGCCCGTGCCCGCAAGATCGAGCGTTTTCTGTCGCAGCCGTTCTTCGTTGCCGAAGTCTTCACCGGTTCGCCAGGCAAGCTGGTTCCGCTCGAAGACACGATCAAGGGCTTCAAGGGGCTCGTCAACGGCGAATACGACCACCTGCCGGAAGCCGCCTTCTACATGGTCGGCTCGATGGACGAAGCCGTCGAGAAGGCCAAGAAGCTCTCCGCAGCTGCTTGA
- a CDS encoding F0F1 ATP synthase subunit gamma produces the protein MPSLKDLKNRIASVKATQKITKAMKMVAAAKLRRAQEAAEAARPYSERMAAVLSNISKAMTDADSAPVLMTGTGQSQVHLLIVCTAERGLCGGFNSQIARFAREHARRLIAEGKTVKFFTVGKKGYDVLRREFASIIVERRELRDVKRIGFENADQIGRRVIEMFEAGEFDVCTLFYSEFKSVISQVPTAQQLIPASAPEAVVEDDVHASAVYEYEPDPAAILNDLIPRNISVQIFRALLENVAGEMGAKMSAMDSATRNAGEMINKLTLSYNRQRQAQITKELIEIISGAEAL, from the coding sequence ATGCCTTCACTAAAGGATCTGAAAAACCGGATCGCCTCCGTCAAGGCGACGCAGAAGATCACCAAGGCGATGAAGATGGTCGCCGCGGCGAAGCTTCGGCGTGCGCAGGAGGCGGCCGAGGCCGCCCGGCCTTATTCAGAGCGCATGGCGGCTGTTCTTTCGAACATCTCCAAAGCGATGACGGATGCTGATAGCGCACCAGTGCTCATGACGGGTACGGGCCAGTCACAGGTTCACCTGCTCATCGTCTGCACCGCCGAGCGCGGCCTCTGCGGCGGCTTCAATTCACAGATCGCGCGATTTGCGCGCGAGCATGCCCGCAGGCTCATTGCCGAAGGCAAGACTGTCAAGTTCTTTACCGTAGGCAAGAAGGGCTATGACGTTCTTCGTCGCGAATTTGCTTCGATCATTGTCGAACGCAGGGAGCTTCGCGATGTAAAGCGCATCGGCTTCGAGAATGCCGACCAGATCGGCAGGCGCGTCATCGAGATGTTCGAAGCCGGCGAATTCGACGTCTGCACGCTGTTCTACTCGGAGTTCAAGTCGGTTATCTCCCAGGTGCCGACGGCTCAGCAACTCATCCCGGCTTCGGCTCCGGAAGCTGTTGTTGAAGACGATGTGCATGCAAGTGCCGTCTATGAATACGAGCCGGATCCGGCAGCGATCCTGAACGATCTGATCCCGCGCAACATTTCGGTCCAGATTTTCCGCGCGCTCCTCGAAAACGTCGCCGGTGAAATGGGCGCGAAGATGAGCGCGATGGACAGTGCCACGCGCAACGCTGGTGAGATGATCAACAAGCTGACGCTCAGCTACAACCGGCAGCGTCAGGCTCAGATCACCAAGGAACTCATTGAAATCATTTCGGGCGCGGAAGCGCTCTGA
- the atpA gene encoding F0F1 ATP synthase subunit alpha, protein MDIRAAEISAILKDQIKNFGKEAEVSEVGQVLSVGDGIARVYGLDNVQAGEMVEFPGGIRGMALNLESDNVGVVIFGSDRDIKEGDTVKRTGAIVDVPVGPELLGRVVDALGNPIDGKGPINATRRARVDIKAPGIIPRKSVHEPMSTGLKAIDALIPVGRGQRELVIGDRQTGKTAILLDTILNQKAIHDAGPEAEKLFCVYVAVGQKRSTVAQFVKVLEERGALKYSIIVAATASDPAPMQFLAPFAGCAMGEYFRDNGQHALIGYDDLSKQAVAYRQMSLLLRRPPGREAYPGDVFYLHSRLLERAAKMSDAMGAGSLTALPVIETQGNDVSAFIPTNVISITDGQIFLETDLFYQGIRPAVNVGLSVSRVGSAAQIKAMKQVAGSIKGELAQYREMAAFAQFGSDLDAATQRLLNRGARLTELLKQPQFSPLKVEEQVAVIFAGVNGYLDKITVAQIGKFEQALLSYMRSEGSAILDTIRTEKAISDDTRGKLVAVLDTFAKSFA, encoded by the coding sequence ATGGATATCCGCGCCGCGGAAATTTCCGCAATTCTCAAAGATCAAATTAAAAATTTCGGCAAAGAGGCGGAAGTCTCGGAAGTCGGCCAGGTGCTTTCTGTCGGTGACGGTATTGCTCGCGTTTACGGTCTGGACAACGTCCAGGCCGGTGAAATGGTCGAGTTCCCCGGCGGCATCCGCGGCATGGCGCTGAACCTTGAGTCCGATAACGTCGGTGTCGTTATCTTCGGCTCCGACCGCGACATCAAGGAAGGCGACACCGTCAAGCGGACCGGCGCCATCGTTGACGTTCCGGTTGGTCCGGAGCTGCTCGGCCGCGTCGTTGATGCTCTCGGCAATCCGATCGACGGCAAGGGCCCGATCAACGCGACGCGCCGTGCGCGTGTCGACATCAAGGCTCCCGGCATCATCCCGCGCAAGTCGGTCCATGAGCCGATGTCGACTGGTCTCAAGGCTATCGATGCTCTCATCCCAGTCGGCCGCGGCCAGCGCGAGCTTGTCATCGGCGACCGCCAGACCGGCAAGACCGCGATCCTTCTCGACACGATCCTGAACCAGAAGGCCATTCACGACGCCGGCCCGGAAGCTGAAAAGCTTTTCTGCGTCTACGTCGCTGTCGGCCAGAAGCGTTCTACGGTTGCGCAGTTCGTCAAGGTTCTCGAAGAACGTGGCGCCCTGAAGTATTCGATCATCGTCGCCGCGACGGCTTCCGATCCCGCTCCGATGCAGTTCCTGGCTCCATTTGCCGGCTGCGCCATGGGCGAATATTTCCGCGACAACGGCCAGCATGCGCTGATCGGTTACGACGACCTGTCCAAGCAGGCTGTTGCCTATCGTCAGATGTCGCTGCTGCTGCGCCGCCCGCCGGGCCGCGAAGCATATCCGGGCGACGTCTTCTACCTGCATTCGCGTCTCCTCGAGCGTGCTGCAAAGATGAGCGACGCAATGGGCGCCGGTTCGCTGACCGCTCTGCCGGTCATTGAAACGCAGGGCAACGACGTTTCGGCCTTCATTCCGACCAACGTGATCTCGATCACCGACGGCCAGATCTTCCTCGAAACCGACCTGTTCTATCAGGGCATCCGCCCGGCTGTTAACGTCGGCCTGTCGGTTTCGCGCGTCGGATCGGCCGCGCAGATCAAGGCGATGAAGCAGGTTGCAGGCTCGATCAAGGGTGAGCTTGCCCAGTATCGCGAAATGGCCGCCTTCGCCCAGTTCGGTTCTGACCTTGATGCTGCGACGCAGCGCCTGCTGAACCGCGGTGCCCGCCTCACCGAGCTCCTGAAGCAGCCGCAGTTCTCGCCGCTGAAGGTGGAAGAGCAAGTCGCGGTCATCTTCGCAGGTGTCAATGGCTACCTGGACAAGATCACTGTCGCACAGATCGGCAAGTTCGAGCAGGCATTGCTCTCGTACATGCGCTCGGAAGGCTCGGCCATCCTCGACACGATCCGCACGGAAAAGGCAATCAGCGACGATACCAGGGGCAAGCTTGTGGCTGTCCTCGATACCTTCGCGAAGTCTTTCGCCTGA
- a CDS encoding F0F1 ATP synthase subunit delta → MPVADTSQLASGVAERYASSLFELALEEGAVESVTADLNRFQAMLDESDDLKRFVASPVFSADDQLKAVAAISEKAGISSFFANFLKVVARNRRLFALPGMIKAFRIIAARQRGEISAEVTSAHALTAAQESELKAALKGVTGKDVAIAVTVDPSILGGLVVKVGSRQIDTSLRTKLSTLKLALKEVG, encoded by the coding sequence GTGCCCGTGGCAGACACGTCCCAGCTTGCTTCTGGTGTTGCAGAACGATATGCGTCCTCGCTGTTCGAACTGGCTCTTGAAGAAGGCGCCGTCGAGAGCGTCACTGCAGATCTCAATCGTTTCCAGGCGATGCTGGACGAGAGCGACGACCTGAAGCGCTTCGTTGCAAGCCCGGTATTCTCCGCAGACGATCAGCTCAAGGCGGTCGCTGCAATCAGCGAGAAGGCCGGCATCAGCAGCTTCTTTGCCAATTTTCTGAAGGTTGTGGCGCGTAACCGCCGCCTCTTTGCCCTTCCGGGCATGATCAAGGCCTTCCGCATCATCGCTGCTCGCCAGCGTGGCGAAATTTCTGCCGAGGTCACCTCGGCCCATGCGCTGACCGCAGCGCAGGAATCCGAATTGAAGGCGGCGCTGAAGGGCGTCACCGGCAAAGACGTGGCGATTGCCGTCACGGTTGATCCGTCAATTCTTGGTGGTCTGGTCGTGAAGGTCGGGTCCCGTCAGATTGATACGTCGCTTCGTACCAAACTTTCTACCCTCAAGCTTGCATTGAAAGAGGTTGGCTGA
- a CDS encoding DUF4345 family protein: MEFYFPETFAEQLAFCSAAFTALAGLVIMFAPGYAMQLFGLQPRGERRDGFAEQRAVGGFYLGFGLAAIMLAQDFIYMALGAAFAMAAFARIVSLLSDKGSTVLNYLLLVVQIVLAALPLAYSLGFFAT; the protein is encoded by the coding sequence ATGGAGTTTTATTTTCCCGAGACCTTTGCCGAACAGCTCGCATTCTGCTCGGCGGCGTTCACGGCTCTTGCAGGTCTCGTCATCATGTTCGCGCCTGGATATGCAATGCAGCTCTTCGGCCTTCAGCCGCGTGGAGAGCGCCGTGACGGTTTTGCCGAGCAGCGCGCCGTCGGCGGTTTCTATCTCGGATTCGGATTGGCTGCGATCATGCTGGCACAGGATTTCATCTACATGGCGCTCGGGGCGGCATTTGCGATGGCGGCTTTCGCCCGGATCGTCTCGCTCCTTTCCGATAAGGGGAGCACAGTTCTCAACTATTTACTTCTGGTTGTGCAGATCGTTCTCGCGGCGCTCCCGCTCGCCTATTCCTTGGGCTTCTTCGCAACTTAG
- a CDS encoding primosomal protein N' has translation MSTDSSDLFGALFEAPAGTRTVPVLVPMPAPKPYSYCVPDGTAVEPGSIVQVPLGPRQVIGVVWDGGEDGVDPKKLRPITHVFDCPPLSKEMREFIDWVAAYTLSPPGLVARMALRAPNAFEPEPMAEGLRFIGGEPVRMTPARARVLDTASDGVSWTRTGLAHAAGVSTSVVDGLISQGLFETIFLPPPPVVAKPDPDFASSRLQGPQKDAAEGILSEVRKGEFSVSLIDGVTGSGKTEVYFEAIAETIRRGKQVLILLPEIALTASFLERFQDRFGAKPAEWHSDLAPRMREKVWRQAVTGEVRVVAGARSALFLPFEDLGLIIIDEEHDPAYKQEDRVYYNARDMAVVRGRIGNFPVVLVSATPSVESQVNGQNGRYSTIHLPTRFGDAALPDLHLVDMRRHAPKRDGFLSPVLIRAIGKTVEKGEQALLFLNRRGYAPLTLCRVCGHRFQCPQCSSWLVEHRFRSQLQCHQCGHSQRTPEACPECGTLDHLVACGPGVERIAEEVERHFPDARTIVLSSDITGGVKRLRLELEAIAKGQADIVIGTQLVAKGHNFPLMTLVGIVDADLGLANGDPRAAERTFQLLSQVTGRAGRTGLKSHGLLQTYQPQHPVMQAIVSGDASAFYEREIAERERASLPPFGRLASIIVSAETRHDAENHARSMRSSAPQVSGISILGPAEAPLALVRGRYRFRLLVHGRRSSDMQAFLRTMLAQAPKERGSVHVQLDIDPQSFL, from the coding sequence ATGAGCACAGATTCGTCCGATCTCTTTGGCGCGTTATTCGAGGCACCGGCCGGAACCCGCACGGTTCCGGTTCTTGTGCCCATGCCTGCACCGAAACCCTATTCCTATTGCGTGCCGGATGGCACGGCCGTCGAGCCCGGTTCGATCGTCCAGGTGCCGCTCGGCCCCAGACAGGTGATCGGCGTTGTTTGGGACGGCGGTGAAGATGGGGTCGATCCGAAGAAGCTACGACCGATCACCCATGTCTTCGATTGTCCACCGCTTTCCAAGGAAATGCGGGAGTTCATCGACTGGGTGGCTGCCTACACGCTATCGCCGCCCGGTCTTGTTGCCCGCATGGCGCTTCGTGCACCGAATGCCTTCGAACCGGAGCCGATGGCGGAAGGATTGCGCTTCATCGGCGGCGAGCCGGTGCGGATGACGCCCGCCCGCGCGCGCGTGCTCGACACGGCATCGGACGGTGTCTCGTGGACACGGACCGGACTTGCACATGCCGCCGGCGTTTCCACGAGCGTTGTCGATGGCCTCATCAGCCAGGGGCTTTTCGAGACCATTTTCCTGCCTCCGCCCCCGGTCGTGGCAAAACCCGATCCGGATTTTGCGTCTTCGCGCCTGCAGGGGCCGCAGAAGGATGCCGCCGAAGGGATCTTGAGCGAAGTCAGAAAAGGTGAGTTTTCCGTTTCTCTCATCGATGGCGTGACGGGATCAGGCAAGACCGAGGTCTATTTCGAGGCGATCGCCGAGACCATACGCCGCGGCAAGCAGGTGCTGATCCTCCTGCCTGAGATCGCACTCACCGCAAGCTTCCTGGAACGCTTTCAGGACCGGTTCGGCGCAAAGCCGGCCGAATGGCATTCCGATCTTGCGCCGCGCATGCGCGAGAAAGTCTGGCGGCAGGCGGTGACGGGCGAGGTTCGCGTTGTCGCCGGCGCCCGCTCGGCATTGTTTCTGCCGTTCGAAGACCTGGGACTCATCATTATCGATGAGGAGCACGACCCTGCCTACAAGCAGGAAGACCGCGTCTACTACAATGCCCGCGACATGGCAGTCGTCCGTGGGCGCATCGGCAATTTCCCGGTTGTTCTCGTGTCGGCAACGCCCTCCGTCGAAAGCCAGGTGAACGGTCAAAACGGACGCTACAGCACCATCCATCTGCCGACACGCTTCGGTGACGCGGCGCTGCCCGATCTGCATCTCGTCGATATGCGCCGGCACGCGCCGAAAAGGGACGGGTTTCTCTCGCCGGTCCTGATCCGGGCGATCGGCAAGACGGTCGAAAAGGGCGAGCAGGCGCTGCTCTTCCTCAATCGCCGCGGCTACGCACCCCTGACGCTCTGCCGTGTGTGCGGCCACCGCTTCCAGTGCCCGCAATGTTCGAGCTGGCTCGTCGAGCACCGTTTCCGCAGCCAGCTGCAGTGCCATCAATGCGGCCATTCGCAGCGCACGCCGGAGGCCTGTCCGGAATGCGGAACGCTCGATCACCTCGTTGCCTGCGGGCCGGGGGTCGAGCGCATCGCGGAAGAAGTTGAGCGTCATTTCCCCGATGCGCGGACGATCGTGCTGTCCTCGGACATTACGGGCGGCGTCAAACGCCTGCGGCTGGAACTCGAGGCGATCGCCAAGGGCCAAGCGGATATCGTCATCGGCACGCAGCTTGTCGCCAAGGGGCATAACTTTCCGTTGATGACCCTGGTCGGCATCGTCGATGCGGATCTGGGACTGGCCAACGGCGATCCGCGCGCGGCGGAAAGAACATTCCAGCTTCTTTCGCAGGTGACGGGCCGCGCAGGGCGAACGGGTCTGAAGAGCCATGGCCTGCTGCAGACTTACCAGCCGCAGCATCCCGTCATGCAGGCGATCGTTTCAGGCGACGCGAGCGCGTTCTACGAGCGGGAAATCGCCGAGCGAGAGCGGGCAAGCTTGCCGCCTTTCGGACGCCTTGCCTCGATTATCGTGTCGGCCGAAACGCGCCATGACGCAGAAAACCATGCCCGCAGCATGCGCAGCTCGGCGCCGCAGGTGTCCGGCATTTCCATTCTCGGCCCCGCCGAAGCGCCGCTGGCGCTGGTGCGCGGCCGCTACCGCTTCCGGCTCCTGGTACACGGACGGCGGAGTTCCGACATGCAGGCATTTCTGCGCACAATGCTCGCGCAGGCGCCGAAAGAGCGTGGCTCGGTGCACGTCCAGCTCGATATCGACCCGCAAAGCTTCCTGTAG
- a CDS encoding GNAT family N-acetyltransferase, translated as MARRQSTTALGQLAEAIALVSHGNPGHIVDTLIAERGQRIVRHPLWPVMRPFLYALLRYNRALQFANDVANMPGFQCFEYMSNLLMLDIAVRNAERIPASGGFILVSNHPTGIADGVAVFDLLKNRRPDMMFFANRDAVRVNPRFAEMVIPVEWRDEYKTKLKTRETLQLTNHAVKEGKATVLFPSGRIAYWANGRLNERPWKNSAVGLARKYNLPILPVHMTARNSGLFYWFAKWSTELRDMTVFHELLNKRGDRFDFIIGNLVPVGHLDGDINEVTKALERHTVHDLRADSDARFLPLMQPPAPEMVAAHSFR; from the coding sequence ATGGCACGGCGCCAATCCACGACGGCTCTCGGACAGCTCGCGGAAGCGATCGCTCTGGTCTCCCACGGCAACCCCGGACACATCGTTGATACTCTGATCGCCGAGCGCGGCCAGCGCATCGTCCGCCACCCGCTTTGGCCGGTGATGCGGCCCTTTCTCTATGCCCTTTTGCGCTATAACAGGGCACTTCAGTTCGCCAACGACGTAGCGAACATGCCTGGCTTCCAGTGCTTCGAATATATGAGCAACCTGCTGATGCTGGATATCGCGGTTCGAAATGCCGAGCGTATACCTGCTTCGGGGGGCTTCATTCTCGTCAGCAATCATCCAACCGGCATTGCCGACGGTGTGGCAGTCTTCGACCTCCTGAAGAACCGCCGCCCGGACATGATGTTCTTTGCCAACCGCGACGCGGTACGTGTCAATCCGCGTTTTGCCGAAATGGTGATCCCCGTGGAATGGCGGGACGAGTATAAGACCAAACTCAAGACCCGTGAGACGCTGCAGCTCACGAACCACGCCGTGAAGGAAGGAAAGGCAACTGTATTGTTTCCCTCGGGCCGCATCGCCTACTGGGCGAACGGCCGGCTGAATGAAAGGCCGTGGAAAAACTCTGCCGTCGGCCTTGCCCGCAAATACAATCTGCCGATCCTGCCAGTGCACATGACCGCGCGCAATTCCGGTCTCTTCTACTGGTTTGCAAAGTGGTCGACCGAACTGCGCGACATGACGGTGTTTCACGAACTTCTCAACAAGCGCGGCGATCGTTTTGATTTCATCATCGGCAATCTCGTTCCAGTCGGGCATCTGGACGGAGACATAAACGAAGTGACAAAGGCGCTCGAAAGACACACGGTACATGATCTGCGTGCCGACAGCGATGCACGGTTCCTGCCGCTGATGCAGCCGCCCGCGCCCGAGATGGTGGCGGCCCATTCATTTCGTTGA